The following are encoded together in the Pectobacterium punjabense genome:
- a CDS encoding helix-turn-helix transcriptional regulator, translating into MIAINVDHLTVINHTYVPRECLKKATIQPAIDIITPCIFTKKAFENIKIDDHAGISIIDIEHGIDLALLTHHIASQERKVIILNNRRHAPVMIAKKVILLSKHTSMSTIKKVISAMPSFREIKGKTISLSPNEKIFFSYWLDGISIKDIAKKMAITHKTANNMKNNIYRKYGIKDLLTFLLIARISHMKSIADAEHHRVIYVDKVA; encoded by the coding sequence ATGATTGCGATTAATGTTGATCATTTAACAGTGATAAATCATACCTATGTACCTAGAGAATGTCTGAAAAAAGCAACGATCCAGCCAGCAATTGATATCATTACCCCCTGTATCTTCACGAAAAAAGCATTTGAAAATATAAAAATAGATGATCATGCCGGAATATCTATTATTGATATTGAACATGGTATTGATCTGGCATTATTAACTCACCATATCGCTAGCCAAGAACGAAAGGTTATTATTCTGAACAACCGCAGGCATGCGCCAGTGATGATCGCAAAAAAGGTAATACTGTTATCAAAACACACATCGATGAGCACAATTAAAAAAGTTATCTCAGCCATGCCATCATTCAGAGAAATAAAAGGGAAGACGATATCGTTATCACCGAATGAGAAAATATTCTTCAGCTATTGGTTAGACGGAATATCAATAAAAGATATCGCAAAAAAGATGGCGATAACCCATAAAACCGCCAACAACATGAAAAATAATATCTACAGAAAATATGGAATAAAGGATCTGCTTACCTTTTTACTCATCGCTAGAATCTCACACATGAAAAGTATCGCTGATGCCGAACATCACAGGGTTATCTACGTCGATAAGGTAGCGTGA
- a CDS encoding dynamin family protein — protein MTTLLQQRIQRVLEATTASHSQFVNESNALQALAKDYAQKLARWQHHEQTLNIGIMGQVKAGKSTFLNTLLFDGRPILPEAATPKTANLTRIGYGEQHSLQVEYYSKEEWQQIAAQAQQSSVSDSHKVARELLEMSAHAGIDLAAHWQKVACLENHTEIVLADNISELQGLLNTYTGNDGRLTPLVKSTTLTLPDETLKGFEVVDTPGMNDPVQSRSQKTRDYMANCDVVFFLSRCSQFLDDADIRLLGEQLPSKGVKRLVLVAGQYDSVILDDGYDRGSLAETENNIQKRLLRIAQQKSAELVEFQRGNGNDARATILEKLAHPVFASTFAWGFAHWPQEKWSGSMSHTFNQLQGIAEERWPNTFTQQDWLRIANFDTLSKVWQQARQDRQPLLEQQRAAFTHESDTQLTHILTHLSGRLRSRIQLLENQDIHSLQQQQALCQKRLEGIASELRTILGDTIHTARQETERVKARLSEDITRHRELRNHTGSKQERYSYEVSDSSWYNPFSWGSTRTVYDSRTVSYHYFSPQDAIEQVRQYSRACASQIRQHFNRLIEPAALKNQLRQALIQHLNTSSDQFDPSVFRSALENAIYSLVLPELMLEADESRIMIPFQDEIKTSEDKQRLQNALDDALGSMFIGLSQQLTVGAQQIFSQLDVLKNTLQETLSENLETEVSEIKAGLQDKENEINGYRCLLRQLQDS, from the coding sequence ATGACAACGTTGTTGCAACAGCGTATTCAGCGCGTACTTGAAGCTACCACAGCTTCCCACTCTCAATTTGTTAACGAAAGTAATGCGTTACAGGCATTAGCAAAGGATTATGCACAAAAACTCGCTCGGTGGCAGCATCATGAGCAAACGCTAAATATTGGCATTATGGGGCAGGTGAAGGCCGGAAAGAGCACCTTCCTCAATACCCTGCTTTTTGATGGCCGCCCTATTCTACCGGAAGCAGCGACCCCCAAAACAGCCAACCTGACGCGTATCGGTTACGGAGAACAGCACAGCCTGCAAGTGGAGTATTACAGCAAAGAAGAATGGCAACAAATAGCGGCTCAGGCGCAGCAATCCTCCGTAAGTGATAGCCACAAGGTAGCGCGTGAGCTATTGGAGATGTCAGCGCATGCTGGTATCGATTTAGCCGCACACTGGCAAAAAGTAGCGTGCCTCGAGAATCATACGGAAATCGTCTTAGCCGATAATATCAGCGAGCTACAGGGATTATTAAACACATATACTGGCAACGATGGTCGGTTAACCCCGCTGGTAAAATCCACCACCCTCACCCTGCCGGACGAGACGCTGAAAGGGTTTGAAGTCGTCGATACTCCTGGTATGAATGACCCTGTCCAAAGCCGCTCACAGAAAACCCGTGACTATATGGCGAACTGCGACGTGGTATTTTTCCTCTCTCGTTGCAGCCAGTTTCTTGATGATGCCGATATTCGCTTATTAGGCGAGCAGCTTCCCAGCAAAGGCGTCAAACGGCTGGTACTGGTAGCGGGACAATATGATTCCGTGATTCTGGATGATGGATACGATCGCGGTTCTTTAGCAGAAACAGAAAACAACATTCAAAAGCGACTGTTACGTATTGCCCAACAAAAATCCGCTGAATTGGTGGAATTTCAACGGGGAAACGGCAATGACGCACGGGCAACCATTCTGGAGAAATTAGCACATCCGGTGTTTGCCAGTACATTCGCATGGGGATTTGCCCACTGGCCGCAAGAAAAATGGAGCGGCAGTATGTCGCATACCTTTAATCAGCTACAGGGCATCGCTGAAGAGCGTTGGCCCAATACGTTCACACAGCAGGACTGGCTGCGTATCGCCAATTTCGACACCTTAAGTAAGGTATGGCAACAGGCACGTCAAGATCGCCAGCCCCTTCTGGAACAGCAGCGGGCTGCATTTACGCATGAAAGCGACACCCAGCTAACACATATTCTCACGCACCTATCGGGCAGGCTCAGAAGCCGTATACAGCTGTTAGAAAATCAAGACATACACAGCTTGCAGCAGCAGCAAGCATTGTGTCAGAAACGGCTTGAGGGTATCGCGTCAGAGTTACGCACAATTCTGGGCGATACCATCCATACTGCTCGTCAGGAAACAGAACGTGTCAAAGCGCGGCTAAGTGAAGATATTACCCGTCATCGTGAGTTGAGAAATCATACTGGTTCTAAGCAAGAACGCTACTCCTACGAGGTGAGTGACTCAAGCTGGTATAACCCTTTTTCCTGGGGAAGCACACGTACCGTATACGATTCCCGTACCGTGTCTTACCACTACTTTAGTCCTCAGGATGCGATAGAACAGGTTCGTCAATATAGTCGGGCATGCGCCAGCCAGATCCGCCAGCATTTTAATCGGTTAATTGAGCCCGCTGCGCTAAAGAACCAATTACGTCAGGCGCTTATCCAACATTTGAATACAAGCAGCGATCAGTTTGATCCTAGCGTATTTCGTAGTGCACTGGAAAATGCGATCTACAGCCTAGTGTTACCGGAGCTTATGCTGGAAGCGGATGAATCACGCATCATGATCCCCTTTCAGGATGAAATCAAAACAAGCGAGGACAAACAACGGTTACAAAATGCACTGGATGATGCCTTGGGATCGATGTTTATCGGCTTGTCCCAACAGCTAACCGTAGGAGCACAGCAAATCTTCTCCCAACTCGATGTGCTGAAAAATACCCTCCAGGAAACGTTAAGCGAGAATCTGGAAACAGAAGTCAGTGAAATTAAAGCAGGGCTTCAAGATAAAGAAAATGAAATTAACGGGTATCGATGTTTACTCCGCCAACTACAGGACAGTTAA
- a CDS encoding dynamin family protein, with protein sequence MADVIATLGEDVLRERYSLLCQSCEDRPNGAAKEDEAILQTLENLIEQDLPTLARKGSPSTFTDILHELRHEMVRFREFCEYPELSSKVVVGLGGSFSAGKSSLINALVGDRSCLVTEVDPTTSLPTYLVKGNDGEATEVRAINLFNRLISISHKQFRTLTHEERESYGSQVSRMLKSVIVSHHGFGWENLALLDTPGYSKADEQGSARTDASIARSQLNSAQFIIWLVPADQGTITQDDIAFLATLDRAIPKLVIVSRADKHPEETIGKIITLVGKMLAQRGIEVLDVLPFSNRPRQPYSVSPLAKYLDGWDRIPRDPGFTKQFKRQFMTYGNYLDEARQDAQRQLSKFNRILTLSDDPSVQADILSLQRKNKASLHQLEDISQSLNVIQQQFFSGLKQIGQRLGIPLDEPESVSLLEYAPISLQKMLLTLADERDMDLRDEVDTELWRPLTWDIQPENVERLLRRDVPEMADIWQPLMDDAPLSGLDALLRRDHTHFASLQALSKGSSS encoded by the coding sequence ATGGCTGATGTAATCGCAACGCTGGGTGAAGATGTACTACGTGAACGCTACAGCCTACTTTGCCAATCCTGCGAGGACCGCCCCAACGGGGCCGCAAAAGAGGATGAAGCCATCCTACAAACGCTGGAAAATCTGATTGAACAAGATTTGCCGACCTTGGCACGCAAAGGCAGCCCTTCAACCTTTACCGATATTTTGCATGAATTACGGCATGAAATGGTGCGCTTTCGCGAGTTTTGCGAGTATCCAGAACTTTCCAGCAAGGTAGTCGTTGGCTTGGGGGGGAGTTTCAGCGCGGGGAAATCATCACTGATTAATGCGCTTGTCGGCGATCGCAGTTGCCTGGTCACAGAAGTCGACCCCACCACCTCTTTGCCTACCTATTTGGTAAAAGGGAACGACGGTGAAGCAACAGAAGTCAGAGCCATTAATCTATTTAACCGCCTTATCTCAATCAGCCACAAACAGTTTCGCACCCTGACCCATGAAGAACGGGAAAGCTATGGCAGCCAGGTGAGCCGGATGCTGAAATCGGTGATTGTTTCTCACCACGGGTTTGGCTGGGAAAATCTGGCACTGCTGGATACTCCGGGCTACAGCAAAGCGGATGAGCAGGGAAGTGCCAGAACCGACGCCAGCATCGCTCGCAGCCAATTAAACAGCGCACAGTTTATCATTTGGCTGGTGCCAGCAGATCAAGGCACTATAACCCAAGACGACATTGCGTTTCTCGCCACGCTCGATCGCGCGATCCCAAAACTCGTTATTGTCAGCCGTGCGGATAAACACCCTGAAGAAACAATCGGCAAGATCATCACGTTAGTGGGCAAAATGCTGGCACAGCGTGGTATTGAAGTATTAGACGTCCTTCCTTTCTCAAATCGCCCACGCCAGCCGTACTCCGTGTCTCCGTTGGCAAAATACCTTGATGGCTGGGATCGCATTCCACGCGATCCTGGGTTCACAAAACAATTTAAACGCCAGTTTATGACGTATGGAAACTATCTGGACGAAGCACGCCAGGATGCGCAACGTCAGCTCAGTAAGTTCAACCGTATTCTAACCCTGAGTGATGATCCAAGTGTGCAGGCCGATATTCTCAGCCTGCAACGTAAAAACAAAGCCAGCCTGCATCAACTGGAAGACATTAGCCAGTCACTCAATGTTATTCAGCAACAATTCTTTAGCGGACTCAAACAGATTGGTCAGCGTCTGGGTATTCCATTAGACGAACCAGAAAGCGTATCACTGCTAGAGTATGCCCCCATCAGCCTACAAAAAATGTTATTAACCTTGGCTGACGAGCGTGATATGGATTTACGTGATGAGGTGGATACCGAACTGTGGCGGCCATTGACATGGGATATACAGCCAGAAAACGTGGAGCGCCTGCTGCGACGCGATGTTCCTGAGATGGCCGACATCTGGCAACCGTTGATGGACGATGCCCCGTTGTCTGGGCTGGATGCTTTGCTTCGCCGCGATCATACACACTTCGCCTCGTTACAAGCCCTGAGCAAAGGAAGCTCATCATGA
- a CDS encoding dynamin family protein has protein sequence MSLQQEELRVKACFPQLQTYWQRYEFPEAPLKELENTLSTFSVRLPLIGAFSAGKSSLINTFLQENLLSVAIDPETSLPTELRFAPHERIVLQRKHHESQTLTRDALKNQQYGEHNSENIVEVCLPSQELAHLEGMTLVDMPGWESGIKQHSLAIDNYLDRSAAYCVVVSVDEGVLKESLRKIIEELSIHEKPVMLVITKCDKKRPEDVDAVVQHVQQQVEAITKKPLLAVCRTQRKNATEWAIALRRLLPLQQHFFHQAIGSVVQKHIGDVLSRVNQLAQSQNQTLDSIENKREILASQYQRLQDDLRQVTVTLQEQQEVATQAIIDEFASKLNAQLDTLAYALLNGEETGSTIGHALRMAYSQGVERHLKPAIRQELGQLHLQGGPLAEGMNFSYQFQSDSTAQDIITSTLAYILPMAITLITRIPMAKLLTPIITSALESLFSRGSKELIQRQQQEEARQHVINTVIPACRTKAAPEISQALSSTIDDIMRAISAAAQEKLATVQTTLDQVARELAAEKSAESQRQQTYQQDRAALQQMLTQLQEFNHG, from the coding sequence ATGTCATTACAACAAGAAGAATTACGGGTTAAAGCCTGTTTTCCACAGCTACAAACCTACTGGCAACGATATGAATTCCCTGAGGCTCCTCTAAAAGAGCTAGAGAATACTCTCAGCACGTTTTCGGTACGTTTACCGCTAATCGGTGCCTTCAGCGCGGGAAAATCATCACTTATCAATACCTTTTTGCAAGAAAACTTGCTTTCCGTTGCCATCGATCCAGAAACCAGCTTACCCACAGAACTACGTTTCGCGCCACATGAACGCATCGTATTGCAGCGTAAACACCACGAATCACAGACACTCACCCGTGATGCACTTAAAAATCAACAGTATGGCGAGCATAACTCAGAAAATATTGTGGAAGTTTGCCTGCCCTCTCAAGAATTGGCACACCTCGAAGGCATGACGCTGGTTGATATGCCAGGTTGGGAATCGGGGATCAAACAACACTCTCTCGCCATTGATAACTACCTGGATCGCAGTGCAGCCTACTGTGTAGTCGTCAGCGTTGATGAAGGCGTACTGAAAGAGAGCTTGAGAAAAATTATTGAAGAGCTGTCTATCCATGAAAAGCCCGTGATGCTGGTCATCACCAAATGTGACAAAAAACGCCCAGAAGATGTGGATGCGGTTGTCCAACACGTTCAGCAGCAGGTTGAAGCCATCACTAAAAAGCCACTGCTCGCGGTTTGCCGCACACAGCGTAAAAATGCCACAGAGTGGGCTATAGCATTACGACGCTTACTCCCCTTGCAGCAGCATTTTTTCCATCAGGCTATCGGCAGTGTCGTCCAGAAGCACATCGGGGACGTGCTATCGCGTGTCAATCAACTGGCACAGAGTCAGAATCAAACATTGGACAGCATCGAAAATAAACGAGAAATCTTAGCGTCGCAGTATCAGCGTTTACAGGATGATTTGCGGCAAGTAACCGTGACACTTCAAGAACAGCAGGAAGTGGCCACACAAGCCATTATTGATGAGTTTGCCAGTAAATTGAACGCTCAATTAGACACCCTCGCCTACGCGTTATTAAATGGAGAAGAGACGGGTAGCACGATTGGCCACGCTCTGCGTATGGCCTACTCTCAGGGGGTTGAGCGTCACCTCAAACCGGCAATACGTCAGGAGCTTGGGCAGTTGCACTTACAGGGAGGGCCGCTGGCGGAAGGAATGAATTTTTCTTATCAGTTCCAGTCTGATTCAACCGCTCAGGACATCATCACCAGTACCTTAGCCTACATCTTGCCGATGGCTATCACACTCATCACGCGTATCCCGATGGCGAAGCTATTAACACCCATTATTACCTCAGCGTTGGAATCACTGTTTAGTCGCGGTAGTAAAGAACTGATACAGCGTCAGCAGCAGGAGGAAGCCCGACAGCATGTCATCAACACGGTGATCCCTGCTTGTCGCACAAAAGCTGCACCAGAAATATCGCAAGCGCTGAGTAGTACGATTGATGACATCATGAGAGCCATTAGCGCGGCCGCACAGGAAAAATTAGCAACCGTGCAAACGACATTAGATCAGGTCGCACGTGAGTTAGCCGCAGAGAAAAGTGCCGAATCGCAACGCCAACAAACATATCAACAGGATCGCGCAGCGCTGCAACAGATGTTGACGCAATTGCAGGAATTCAATCATGGCTGA
- a CDS encoding helix-turn-helix transcriptional regulator, whose protein sequence is MSDPKDRLFRHLALLRLIPRQPRSISTPALLQKLKDREFDIDLRTLQRDLGGRLSKDFPLHCNEDERPYRWSFPSNMPQFDFPALDTPTALAFAFAENYLEKLLPPSVLHLLEPHFAMANRQLQGLEHNGLAHWANHVRALPNGKILQPAEVDADIWVHVSTALMEKRQLQILYLSRSKGESKNLHIHPVGLVARHSISYLIATVDGYDDLRHFALQRIQHAERLDMPARAHESFDIDSYIASGAFSPRQSETEVELIADVHPQIAWLLRETPLSQQQTLEPLSGSDWLRLRAYVPLDQETLWWIFGLNDNIRVYKPDCWVAEIREKVEKIREMYEGKGRAI, encoded by the coding sequence ATGTCAGATCCCAAAGACAGATTATTTCGCCATCTGGCGCTCCTGCGCCTGATACCTCGTCAACCACGGAGTATTTCTACTCCCGCACTACTGCAAAAACTCAAGGATCGCGAGTTTGACATCGATTTGCGTACTTTACAGAGGGATCTTGGCGGACGACTAAGCAAGGATTTCCCGCTCCATTGTAATGAAGATGAACGACCTTACCGCTGGAGTTTTCCCAGCAATATGCCCCAGTTTGATTTCCCTGCGCTAGACACACCAACAGCGCTCGCTTTCGCTTTTGCCGAAAATTATCTAGAGAAATTATTACCCCCCAGCGTTCTCCATCTACTTGAGCCACATTTCGCAATGGCTAACAGGCAATTACAAGGGCTTGAGCATAATGGGCTAGCACACTGGGCAAACCATGTGCGGGCTTTACCTAACGGTAAAATCCTTCAACCTGCAGAAGTGGATGCTGACATTTGGGTTCATGTCTCTACCGCGCTAATGGAAAAACGCCAGTTACAGATTCTCTACCTCAGCCGTAGCAAAGGTGAGTCCAAAAATCTGCATATTCACCCCGTCGGTCTAGTCGCGCGGCACTCAATAAGTTACCTGATTGCAACTGTCGATGGTTATGACGACCTGCGTCATTTCGCCCTGCAACGCATCCAACACGCAGAACGTCTGGATATGCCCGCCCGCGCGCATGAGAGCTTCGATATTGACAGCTATATCGCATCTGGCGCTTTTTCTCCAAGACAGAGTGAAACAGAGGTGGAGTTAATCGCCGATGTTCACCCACAAATTGCCTGGCTCTTACGAGAAACACCACTTAGCCAGCAGCAAACGCTTGAACCGTTATCAGGCAGCGACTGGCTACGCCTACGGGCTTACGTACCACTGGATCAGGAGACACTGTGGTGGATCTTTGGGCTAAACGACAATATTCGGGTGTATAAACCTGATTGTTGGGTAGCGGAGATTCGGGAAAAAGTCGAAAAAATCAGAGAGATGTATGAAGGAAAAGGCAGAGCGATTTAA
- a CDS encoding GNAT family N-acetyltransferase translates to MELIVTHDITDNDREALFAGLRSYNHRFINPASFGQIGIFHRNSAGTMLGGLIATRKGLWLCIDYLWVSEESRGLKLGSALMKEAEQEAMRLGCRHALVDTFSFQALPFYEKQGYQLQMSLPDFPEEGMLRHYLIKQNMQSA, encoded by the coding sequence GTGGAATTAATCGTGACGCACGACATTACTGATAACGATCGGGAGGCGCTTTTTGCTGGCCTGAGAAGCTACAACCATCGGTTTATCAATCCTGCTTCCTTTGGGCAAATCGGTATTTTTCACCGAAATAGCGCTGGGACTATGCTGGGTGGGTTGATCGCAACGCGGAAAGGGTTATGGCTGTGTATTGATTATTTGTGGGTGAGTGAAGAATCCAGAGGTCTGAAGCTCGGTAGCGCGTTGATGAAGGAAGCTGAGCAGGAGGCTATGCGTCTTGGGTGCCGTCATGCGCTTGTGGATACGTTTAGTTTTCAGGCGCTTCCCTTCTATGAAAAGCAAGGTTATCAGTTACAAATGTCCTTACCTGATTTTCCTGAAGAAGGAATGTTAAGGCACTATCTAATAAAGCAAAATATGCAGTCTGCATGA
- a CDS encoding cupin domain-containing protein, translated as MAYQLNLNWPEFLEKYWQKQPVVLKNAFPNFVDPITPDELAGLAMEAEVDSRLVSYKNGQWQASNGPFEHFDNLGETGWSLLAQAVNHWHAPSAELVRPFRVLPDWRLDDLMISFSVPGGGVGPHIDQYDVFIIQGMGSRRWRVGDKLPMRQFCPHPALLHVDPFPPIIDEDLEPGDILYIPPGFPHDGFTHETALNYSVGFRGPNGRDLISSFADYVLENDLGGEHYSDPDLTCREHPGRVEDYEFDRLREMMIDVINQPEALKAWFGRFVTTPRHELDIAPAEPPYEQDEIVGALMDGDVLTRLNGLRVLEVGGSYFINSERLDTVDPKAADALCRYTVLGKKELGKALENPAFVAELTALVNQGYWFFDE; from the coding sequence ATGGCTTACCAACTTAATCTTAACTGGCCCGAATTCTTAGAAAAATATTGGCAAAAACAACCCGTTGTATTAAAGAACGCTTTCCCGAATTTTGTTGACCCCATTACGCCGGATGAGCTGGCGGGTCTTGCGATGGAGGCGGAGGTTGATAGCCGTCTGGTCAGCTATAAAAATGGTCAATGGCAGGCCAGCAATGGGCCTTTTGAACATTTTGATAATCTGGGTGAAACTGGCTGGTCGCTGCTGGCTCAGGCGGTGAACCACTGGCATGCGCCGTCTGCTGAACTTGTGCGTCCGTTCCGCGTATTGCCAGACTGGCGTTTAGATGACCTGATGATATCCTTTTCCGTACCGGGCGGTGGTGTTGGCCCACATATCGATCAGTACGATGTTTTCATCATTCAGGGGATGGGCAGCCGTCGCTGGCGCGTGGGTGATAAACTGCCGATGCGTCAGTTCTGCCCGCACCCTGCGTTGCTGCATGTCGATCCTTTCCCGCCGATTATTGATGAAGATCTTGAGCCGGGCGACATTCTTTATATTCCGCCAGGTTTCCCACATGACGGCTTTACTCACGAAACCGCACTTAACTATTCCGTGGGATTTCGTGGCCCGAATGGTAGAGACTTAATCAGCAGTTTTGCTGACTATGTGCTGGAGAACGATCTCGGAGGTGAGCACTACAGCGATCCTGATTTGACCTGTCGGGAGCATCCAGGGCGGGTTGAAGACTATGAGTTTGACCGTCTTCGCGAGATGATGATCGACGTGATTAATCAGCCGGAAGCGCTTAAAGCGTGGTTCGGCCGCTTTGTAACGACGCCGCGCCACGAGTTGGATATCGCTCCGGCGGAACCGCCTTACGAGCAGGATGAGATTGTGGGGGCGCTGATGGACGGTGACGTGCTGACGCGCCTGAACGGGCTGCGCGTTCTGGAAGTGGGCGGTAGCTACTTCATCAACAGTGAACGGTTGGATACCGTCGATCCTAAAGCGGCTGATGCGCTGTGCCGTTACACCGTTCTTGGTAAAAAAGAGCTGGGCAAGGCGCTGGAGAACCCAGCATTCGTGGCGGAATTAACCGCGCTGGTTAATCAGGGCTACTGGTTCTTCGACGAATAA
- a CDS encoding lipase family protein: MLHVPTLKQKPLALLLTLSVGMMAPFAFAETKTPGTLIEKTELKKELGLMEAGEQYRIKYSSKSGVDGESLREDTGAVFIPKGEAPKEGWPVVVWTHGTIGVGTSCAPSLNPRSARDSQYLNTWLSLGFAIVAPDYAGLGSAGLHHYLNSRGEAWSVLDSVKASLTTFPLQNKLTIVGQSQGAHAAFASTGYQPGYAPNLNIASTVLTGTPYFDDKTSAKKIFDVDVKGGDPKIPYVMYIYLSATDMKPGFKVEDYFEPKAAKLVEDARKMCIGELTQKVMEEGLNAANSLKPAIYDLLDDQMAHFRYNTLRVTPPVFIGIGTNDINVPTKMQVHFAEDVVSAGTSADVHQYKGMDHSETVNVSLRNSVPFVLSK, from the coding sequence ATGCTTCATGTGCCTACACTCAAGCAAAAACCCTTAGCGTTACTTCTCACCCTCTCTGTCGGGATGATGGCTCCGTTTGCTTTTGCAGAGACGAAAACACCCGGTACCCTGATAGAAAAGACGGAGTTGAAGAAAGAATTAGGCCTTATGGAGGCGGGGGAACAGTATCGAATCAAGTATTCTTCGAAGAGTGGCGTCGATGGTGAAAGCCTGCGGGAAGATACTGGCGCGGTTTTCATCCCCAAAGGTGAGGCACCCAAAGAGGGCTGGCCGGTTGTGGTATGGACACATGGGACGATTGGTGTGGGAACCTCCTGCGCGCCATCCCTCAATCCGCGTTCCGCTCGGGACTCGCAGTACCTGAATACCTGGCTGTCGCTGGGGTTTGCGATTGTGGCACCGGATTATGCGGGGCTAGGATCTGCTGGCTTGCATCACTACCTCAATTCACGTGGTGAGGCATGGAGCGTGTTGGATAGCGTCAAAGCGTCACTGACCACATTCCCGCTGCAAAATAAGTTGACGATCGTCGGCCAGTCGCAGGGGGCTCACGCGGCCTTTGCGAGTACGGGCTACCAACCGGGTTATGCGCCGAATCTGAATATCGCCTCGACCGTATTGACCGGCACGCCCTATTTTGATGATAAAACCTCGGCGAAAAAGATTTTTGACGTGGACGTAAAGGGCGGCGATCCTAAAATCCCTTATGTGATGTATATCTATCTGTCAGCAACCGATATGAAGCCAGGGTTTAAGGTCGAGGATTATTTCGAGCCGAAAGCCGCTAAGCTTGTCGAAGATGCTCGTAAGATGTGTATCGGTGAGTTGACGCAAAAAGTAATGGAAGAGGGGCTGAATGCCGCCAATAGTCTGAAGCCTGCGATCTATGACCTACTGGATGACCAAATGGCGCATTTTCGCTACAACACGCTACGTGTTACCCCTCCGGTCTTTATCGGGATTGGAACCAATGACATCAACGTGCCTACCAAGATGCAGGTTCACTTTGCGGAAGATGTCGTGAGTGCGGGGACGTCAGCCGATGTGCATCAATATAAAGGCATGGACCACAGCGAAACGGTGAACGTTTCACTGCGTAATTCTGTGCCTTTCGTATTGAGTAAATAG
- a CDS encoding ABC transporter permease: MLTLATLIRFELRSLLRDPTILLTLFGGILLYSFLYPRPYLAQTPRELPVVLVDEDGTQLSRRLAFMADSTPEVRLVAQRNTLDEAKALLLHGEAKGILYIPRHFYRDIMQGKSVTVSYSADASYFLIYGAIAQSLATVGGTAGAQVKVARLLAQGEGIPAASSQWQATSLNVVPVFNPTMGYVDYVVPGVFMLILHQILLMGCGLLGAGQNQRTRSGCVRYWQYAAPWRLLLARTLVVGCAYLLSLLYMLGFCLDAYGIAREASMSQLLLFTLPFILSTLWLGVVLGATFTRKDLPSQAVLLSSIPIVFLAGFIWPVEMIPAPLNWLAQWIPAVFTIQGILRLNQMGADFTQIGAFWWHLWMLAVLYGLLAWGMLGYRQWQYRRENQTARR, from the coding sequence ATGCTGACTCTCGCCACTCTCATCCGGTTTGAGCTGCGCAGCTTACTGCGCGATCCGACTATCTTACTCACCCTGTTCGGCGGGATTCTGCTCTATTCCTTTCTCTATCCGCGACCTTACCTCGCCCAGACGCCACGCGAACTACCGGTGGTATTGGTGGATGAAGATGGAACTCAGCTCTCACGCCGTCTGGCATTTATGGCCGATTCTACACCGGAGGTACGGCTGGTGGCGCAGCGCAATACGCTGGATGAAGCTAAAGCGCTGCTTCTGCATGGCGAAGCGAAGGGAATTCTCTACATTCCGCGCCACTTCTATCGCGACATCATGCAGGGGAAAAGCGTTACGGTAAGCTATTCGGCCGATGCCAGCTACTTCCTGATCTATGGCGCGATCGCGCAGTCTTTGGCGACGGTCGGCGGCACCGCGGGCGCACAGGTCAAAGTCGCACGGCTGCTTGCTCAGGGAGAAGGCATACCCGCCGCCAGCTCGCAGTGGCAGGCCACTTCTCTGAATGTCGTGCCGGTCTTTAATCCAACCATGGGCTATGTCGATTATGTAGTTCCAGGTGTCTTCATGTTGATACTGCACCAGATTTTACTAATGGGATGCGGTCTGCTCGGTGCCGGACAAAATCAGCGCACTCGGTCCGGCTGCGTGCGCTACTGGCAGTATGCCGCACCGTGGCGTTTACTGCTGGCGCGTACGCTGGTCGTTGGCTGTGCCTACCTGTTGTCGCTGCTCTATATGCTCGGCTTTTGCCTTGATGCCTATGGCATCGCACGCGAAGCCAGCATGAGTCAGCTACTCCTGTTTACATTACCCTTCATCCTTTCAACGCTGTGGCTTGGCGTCGTATTGGGGGCCACCTTTACACGCAAAGATCTCCCTAGTCAGGCGGTGCTGCTCTCCTCCATTCCGATTGTCTTTCTTGCTGGCTTCATCTGGCCCGTGGAAATGATCCCCGCACCACTGAACTGGCTGGCTCAGTGGATACCCGCGGTCTTCACGATTCAGGGAATATTGCGTCTTAATCAGATGGGAGCAGATTTCACCCAGATCGGCGCATTTTGGTGGCATTTGTGGATGCTTGCCGTGCTTTACGGCCTGCTGGCGTGGGGGATGCTAGGGTATCGGCAGTGGCAGTACCGCCGCGAAAACCAGACCGCGCGTCGATAA